One Helianthus annuus cultivar XRQ/B chromosome 12, HanXRQr2.0-SUNRISE, whole genome shotgun sequence genomic region harbors:
- the LOC110865389 gene encoding probable protein phosphatase 2C 12, with the protein MSSNKGEHQTVPLSVLLKRELANEKVGRPEIVSGQANQSKKGEDFMLIKIECQRVLGDGVTTYSVFRVLDGHNRAAAAIYTKENLLNNVLSVIPPDLNREEWIGALPRAFVAGFVKTDKDFQEKGQLSGTTVTFVIIEGFIVTVASVGDSRCILESADGSLYYLSADHRFEDNEEE; encoded by the exons ATGTCGTCGAATAAAGGCGAGCATCAGACGGTCCCGTTATCGGTGTTGTTGAAGCGTGAATTGGCCAATGAGAAGGTTGGGCGGCCGGAGATTGTTAGCGGTCAGGCGAATCAGTCGAAGAAAGGGGAAGATTTCATGTTGATTAAGATCGAATGCCAACGCGTGTTGGGAGATGGTGTTACTACGTATTCTGTGTTTAGG GTACTTGATGGCCATAATAGGGCTGCAGCAGCTATATATACCAAAGAGAATCTTTTGAATAATGTTTTGAGTGTTATTCCTCCGGACCTGAACCGCGAAGAATGGATTGGGGCTTTGCCTAGGGCTTTTGTGGCCGGATTTGTGAAAACGGATAAGGATTTTCAAGAGAAAG GTCAACTGTCGGGAACAACAGTCACCTTTGTAATTATTGAAGGATTCATAGTTACTGTGGCATCAGTTGGTGATTCCCGCTGCATACTTGAATCTGCAGATGGAAGCCTATATTATCTATCAGCAGATCACAGATTTGAGGACAATGAAGAAGAGTGA